From the Deinococcus sonorensis KR-87 genome, the window CACGCGTCTGTTCGCTCATGGCGTCAGTCTGCCAGACACGGCGGCCCCCAGCGTCTCGGCGGCCTGCTCAGGGGTCTGGACCTCCACCTTCAGCTGCCGGCGGATCCAGGTCAGCTGGCGGCGGGCGTACTGGCGAGTGGCCACCGTGATGTGCTCGGCGGCGGCTTCCCGGGTCAGGGTCTGGTCCAGCACCGCCAGCGCCTCGCGGTACCCGATGGCCTGCCAGACGGTCGGCAGCGGGTCCAGGGTGGGCGGCACCTCCCGGCTCAGCCACGCCGCCTCCTCCAGCAGGCCGCCGTCCAGCATGGCGCGGGTGCGCGCCTCGATGCGGCGGTCCAGCTCCGGCAGCGGTGGGGCGAAGGCCACCACCGTGTAGCGGTGCGCCGGCTGGCTGCGGCCGTACTCGCCGGGCCAGCGGCCGCTCTCTCGGTACACCTCCAGCGCACGCACCACCCGGCGCGGGTTGCGTTCCATCCGCCGGGCCTCGGCGGGATTAAGCGCCTCCATCTCGGCAAGCAGGGCGTCCAGGCCGCGCGTCTGCAGTTCGGCTTCCAGCGCGGCCCGCTGCTCCGGACGGCTGGGCGGGGTCAGCGGCAGCCCCTGCATCAGCGCCGAGAGGTAAAAGCCGGTGCCGCCCACCACCACCGGCAGCCGGCCACGTTCCAGCACCTGCTGGATGGCTGCCTCCGCGAGCTGCACGTAGCGGGCCACATCGAACGTCTCCCGCACGTCCGCCACGTCGATCAGGTGATGCGGGACCGCCGCCCGCTCCTCGGCGCTGGGCTTGGCGGTGCCCACATCCAGGCCCCGGTAGACGGTAAAGGCGTCGGCGGCGATCACCTCCAGTGGAACGCGCCGGCCCAGCATCAGGCTCAGGCCGGTCTTGCCGGAGGCGGTGGGGGCGGTCAGGATCGGCACCAGCACGCCAGCGATTGTAGCGGCCCGGGAAAATGGGACGGCCATCACCCCACGCCCCCACGGGCGTGGTGCTACGCTCGTGGGTATGAACGAGCCGGTGCTCACCCGACTGAACAACCTGATGCAACTGCGCCAGGAGGTCGAAACCCTGGCCACCACCGGCCCCTGGGAGCCGGCGGCCGACTGGCTGGACGAGGGCACCCACCTGGTGCTGATGCTGGACGTACCGGGCGTGGACCCGCAGCGTCTGGAACTGCTGGAGGAGGGCGACGAGGTGACGGTGGCCGGCGAACGGACCACCCTGCTGCACGCCGAGCCGCTGCGCCGCGAACGGCCGCTGGGCACCTTCAGCCGGACCATGCGCTTCCCGGAGCCGGTGGTGTCGCAGAGCGCCCAGGCGCAGCTCGGCAGCGGCGTGCTGACGGTGCGCTTTGAGAAGCGGCAGAAGACCCTGCTGCAGCTCGGCAGCGGAGAGTAGGCAAGGAGAAAAGGAGAAGTGGCGGTCTTGTAACCGCCACTCCAAATGGATTGCTTTACCGGCCCGGCCTGTCTCTGCGGGTCAGGCGATACAGCGTGAGCAGGTTGGCGGCCAGCAGCACGACGCAGATGGCCGCGACCGGCCACTTGCCGCCGCGCACGCTGGCCAGCGCCAGGATCGCCCAGCCGGCGCACAGCGCCGTGACCAGCCACACGCGCCAGGCGGGCGTTTCATTCATGAGCGGACTCCAGACAGGGATGGGGCATGCCCGCAGTCTGCCGCGCCGGCCCGCGGCGCTGTGGTGCCGGCGTCACACCGCCCCGCTCACATGGCACTCGGCACCTCGATGCCCAGCAGGGCCAGCGACTCCTCCATCGCCTCGCGCAGCCGCGCCACCAGACTGAGCCGCGCCTCGCGCAGCCCAGCGGGCGACTGAAGCACATTGGTGGCCGGGCGGCCGTCCGGGCCCTTGGCGTTGTACCAGGCGTTGAAGGCTGTGGCCAGGTCCAGCGCGTACTGCGCCACCACGTGCGGGCTGTGGACCCGCACGGCCGTCTGGACCACCTGCGGCGCGCGGGCCACCACCTTGGCCAGTTCCAGTTCCAGCGGGGTGACCTGGCTCCAGTCGGGGCCGCCTGGGGTGTACCCTTCCGCCGCCGCCCGGTTCAGGATGTTCCCGGCGCGCACCGCCGCGTACTGGACATACGGGGCGGTGTCGCCCTGCAGCGCCAGCGCCTGATCCCAGCGGAAGTCGATGGTGCGGGTCGGCTCGGCCTTGACCATCGCGAAGCGGATCGCCCCGATGGCAATGCGCCGTACGATCTCCCGGCCTTCCTCGGTGCCCACCACGTCCGGCTTCAGCTCCTGCATCAGGGCCGTCACCCGGCGCTCGGCCTCGTCCATCACCTCGTCCGCGCTGACGCCCACCCCCTTACGCCCGGAGATGGTCTGCCCCTCGAAGGTCACGAAGGCGTAGCTGAGGTGGATGCTGCGCCGCTCCTCGTCCGGATGGCCCGCCACGCCCAGGCTGGCCGCCACGATGCGCTGCGGGTGCTCCTGACGCGAGTCGATGACGTTGATGACCTCGTAGGCGTGCGCGAAGCGTCGCTCCAGGTCCGGCTCGCCCTGTGGATGGCTCGTCCAGATCTCCCGGCCTTCCGGGTCCGTCTCGAAGGGCCGGAAGCGCATCCCCTCGAACAGCCCGAACTTCCAGAACTGGTAGCCGATGTCCTTGGCGGCGTACATGGCGGTGCCATCCGACCGGATCAGCACCACCTTCGGCTCCTCCAGCCCCGGCATGAACTCGGACACGTCCATCACGAAGGCGCCCCGGTACTTGCCCTCGTCGGGGTGGCTGGTGCTGGGCGACGCTTCCAGGATCTGCATCGCCTTGCTCAGGAAGCCGCTGCCCACCACGTCCGACTCCCAGTTGAGCAGGTCGTAGCGCGCGCCCAGCCGGAAACACGTGATCAGGTGCGCCCGGACCAGCTGCTCGATCTCCGCCCGGCGCTCCCCGGCCTCCAGCTGGTGCATCACCTCGCGGATGCCCGGCTCCAGCTCCGGCTTCTGCGGGTCGGCGTTCAGGCGCACGTAGCCCTGACCCATGAACTGGTCGTACTTCTGCACCCCGTCCCACTCCAGGCCGTAGTGCTGCTGGGCATAGAGGCTCTCGGCCGCCTGCCGCCCGGTGTCGTCGATGTAGTTCTGCACCTCGGTGCGGTAGCCGGCCGCCCGGAAGATGCGGGCCATGCTGTCGCCCAACACCACGTTGCGCACGTGCCCCACGTGCAGTTCCTTGTTGGGGTTCACGCTGGTGTGCTCGATCACCACCTTGCCGGCCGGTTCCGGCACCGGCGGACGCTGCTCCACCACGCCCTGCACGAAGGCACCCGCATCTACGAAGAAGTTGAGGTACGGTCCCACAGCCTCGGCGCGGGCGATGCCCTGGGGCAGCTGCACCGACGCCGCCAGCTGCGCGGCGATCTGGGCCGGATTCTGGCGCAGCGCCTTGGCGAGCAGGAAGGCGGCGGGCGTGCCGTAATCGCCCGGCTTATCTGCGGGCGTCTCCTGGATAACCGCCTCGATGCTGGCCCCGAGCTGCTGCGCGGCCTGCTCGACGGCCTGTTTGAGCTGTACCTTCACGTCCATAACTGCTGAGTTTATCAGTTCACTCAGGGTTGCTTAAGGGGAGGTCACATGGCCGTCAGCTTGGTGGGCAACAGTGAGAGCTATGAACAAACTCCTGGGTCTGATCGGGTTGGCGGCGATACTCGCTTCGTGTGGAAGTTCCGGTGTAGCCCCTGATGGTAGTGCGAGCATCAGAATCACTAATCTAAAAACAGAATATAAAACCGGCCAGGGCGAATACGTAGCCTGCGACAATGTAAAACAGTTGGATGGGACATATGCCAGTCAGACTGCAGTTGCTACATACTTCACCCTTGTGGGCGGAATAAAAGATCTAACTGTCCAGCTGAAAGGCTCGACTACTAGTGCTTACGATAACAATTACGTAAAAACCATCTCTGCCAGCGAGCTCGCTGCACTTAATACCAATGACTATAGACTGACGTTTTATGCAGATTCATCAGCCCCTGGCGAATCTGGATTTCTTCCCCAAGGCATTGTAGTAAAGCCAATCGCCACGAAAGTCAAGCTTGTGACTGTAAATCAAGCAGATCGAGTTGGCAGCTTTTATACATTTGTAACAGTCAACACTAGCACTGGCAGGAATGTAAAAGCCGATACCAGCGGTATTGTGATTCCAAGAGTAGGCACTTACACCACATGTAACATTCAAGGTGACACCACAGAGACACTCTGACCCTAAAATGCGAAGCGCCGTCCCCCTACGTAGGGGGCGGCGCTTCCCTGTCTGGTACACTTGTTCCACATGTCACATGACGATGCGAAGCTGTACCAGCAGTGGGTGGAGCTGCTCGGCTGGATGCGCGAGTACGCCGCGAGCGGCGGCCTGGAGTATGTCAAGGTCAGCGATTTCCCGGATTACATCTACCGCATGGAGCGCCCCTACGACCTGCCCACCACCACCGCCAGCGCGAGCCTCAACGCGGCGGGTCAGCCAGTGCTGATCGCGGCGGTCAGCCCACGTCATGTGGACCTCAAGAGTGTGCAACTGCGGCTGATGGGCAGCAGCAAGCACTGGCACCTGCACGCCGGCGAGCGCGGGTTGATGGAGGGCCACCGGCTGTTCGATCGCGAGCGGCTGCACAAGGTGCTGGACGGCGCGCTGCAGGCCCAGCGCGCCTGACCCGCCCAGCGATGCAGGCCCAGCAAGCGGTGCTGATCGGCCGCTTCCAACCGCCGCACCGCGCCCATCTGGCGTTGATGCTGGAGGCGCTGCAGCACGCTGAGCAGCTGTGCGTAGTGCTGGGCAGCGCCCGCGCGGCCCGTACGCCCAAGAACCCGCTAAGTGACGGCGAGCGCGAGCGGCTGATCCGCTCCATGCTGCAGGAGGCCGGAGTAGCGCTGGAGCGGGTGCGCTTTGTGCGGCTGCGCGACAGCTATTACCGGCTGCCGCTGTGGGTGGAGGAGCTGCGCCGTGGCGTGAGTGGCGACCCGGCCCGGACCGTGCTGTGCGGCTTTGCTAAGGACCAGAGCAGCTTCTACCTGCGGCTGTTCCCGGAATGGATCCTGCTGCCTACCCGGGTGGTCTCGCCGCTGAACGCCACGGCCGTGCGGGACGGGCTGGCCGCTGGGGACTGGTCAGCAGTGGCGCAGGCGGTGACGCCGGCGGTGCTGGACCAGCTGCGCGCGTGGGCGCAGGAGGGCGTCTTTGACGAGGTCTGGGCCGATCAGGCGGCGGTGCAGGCGCTGCAGGCCGTCTCCCCCATCCGGACCGTGGGCGCGGTGCTGGTTCATGGGAACGCAGTGCTGCTGCGGCCGCGCACCGAACGGCCCGGGCTGGGCCTGCTGGCCATCCCGGAGGCCGCGTCCTGGAAGGCCGCCACGCAGCTGGCGGTGGGGGCGGACCACCTCCCGCCCCCGCTCCGGTCCCGCACGCTGGACCATCCGGACCGGGTGGCGGGGCTGAAGTGGGTGACCCTGGCAGAACTGACCGTGCTGGCGGAGCCGCCGCCAGCTGCGCCGGGCGCGGCTTGGGTTCCTCTGGCGCAGCTGCTGCAGCATCCGGAGCAGGTGTTCGCCGACCATGCCCGGGGCATTCAGGCGCTGGTGGAGGACTGGCCGGCCGAACCCGACCGGACGGTGCTCAGCGCCCCGCCCGGGTAGGCCGCGCTACTTCTTCCAGCGCGGGCCGTTCTTGGTGTCCTCGATGGTCAGGCCCACCTCGGTCAGCCGGTCGCGCAGCCGGTCCGACTCGGCGTACTGCTTGTTCAGGCGGTAGTTCTGACGCGCCTGCAGAACCAGTTCCATCAGGGTGTCGAGCAGCTGGCTGTCATCCTGCTGCGGCCCCTGCCCCCCGGCAAACAGCCCCAGCACCTCACCGCCCAGCGTGCGGTAGGCGGCCTGCGCCGCTTCCAGCCCTGCTCGGCCCACCTCGCCGGCCAGCGCCTCATTCACGTCGCGGGTCAGGCCAAACAACGCGGCGACCGCCTCGGGAGTCTTGAAGTCGTCCTGCATGGCGCGCTCGAAATCGGCCCGGTGTGCCTCGATGCGGGCGATCAGGGCCGAGTCGTCGCGTTCGGGCGCGTCCGGCAGCCGGCGTTCCACTTCGTTCAGCGCGTCGGTCAGGCGCCGGTAGCCGTTCTGGGCCCCCACGAACGCCTCGTCGTTGAACTCGGTGATGCTGCGGTAATGGCTGCTGACCAGCAGGAAGCGCACGACCATCGGGTCCAGGCGGGTGTAGAGGTCGCGCAGGGTGGTGAAGTTCCCCTTGCTCTTGCTCATCTTCTCGCCGCCGATGGTCAGCATGTTGTTGTGCATCCAGTAGCGGGCGAACGGGTGGCCCGCCGCCTCCGCCTGGGCGATTTCGGCCTCGTGGTGCGGGAATTCCAGGTCCAGGCCGCCGCCGTGAATGTCGAAGCCCTCGCCCAGGTACTTGAGGCTCATGGCGCTGCACTCGATGTGCCAGCCGGGAAAACCGACCCCCCAGGGCGAGTCCCAGCGCATGATGTGCGCCGGCTCCGCGCGTTTCCAGAGGGCAAAGTCGCGGGGGTCTCGCTTCTCGCTGCGGACCGCCTCGCGGGTGCCCTCCTCCTGATCGTCCAGGCGGCGGCCCGACAGCTCGCCGTAGTTCGGCCAGCTGCGGACATCGAAGTACACGCTGCCGTTCGACTCGTAGGCGTGGCCGCGCTCGATCAGTTCCCGGATCAGCTCGATCTGCTCGGTGATGTGCCCGGTGGCGCGCGGCTGGATGTCGGGCCGCAGCACGTTCAGCCGGGCCATGTCGTCCATGAAGCTCCAGAAGTACTTCTCGGCCACCTCCATCGGCTGCAGCTGCTCCAGCGCGGCCCGCTTGGCGATCTTGTCCTCCCCCTCGTCGGCGTCGTTCTGCAGGTGGCCCACGTCGGTGATGTTGCTGACGTAGCGTACCCGGTACCCCAGGTGCATCAGGTAGCGCCGCACCACGTCGAAGGCCACTTCCTTCTTGGCGTGCCCCACGTGCGCGTCGGAATACACGGTTGGTCCGCATAGGTACATGCCAACCCGGCCCGGGGTGGTGGGTGTGAACAGCACCTTCTTGCGCTGCAGGGTGTCGTGGAGGTACAGGTCCGGGAAGACGGTGGGCTGCTGATCGGTCATGGAGGCTCCTTGAACACACAAAAAAGCCGCGCTCCCGGGCAGGGTGGAGCGCGGCGGCAGAACGGGGCTGCTACCGCATCGAGAGGCAACAGGCAGGCCGGAACATGCGGAAAGTATAGCTCAGCCGGCTCCGCCGCGCTGAGGCCTGGGGAAGTGTAGCTGGGGCTACAGCATGAGCCGCCTTGCAACCGCGATTTAGCCGCCTCGCGTGAACCTCCATGTCCGGGCGCACACCATGGCTGCAGACGCCGACTTCCCGGCTTCATCCGCACTCTCCCGGAGGTACCCCCATGAAGATTCTTCCCGCCGCTGTGATGCTCTCCCTGGCCCTCGCCTCGTGTGCCCCGATGATGGGCATGGGCATGGCCCCCGCCAGCATGGACCCCGACACCCTGTTCGAGCAGGCCGTGGCCGGCAGCAACATGTTCGAGATCAAGACGTCGCAACTGGCGCTGGCCAAGTCCAGCTCGGCCGCCGTCAAGAGTTTCGCGCAGCAGATGATCGACGACCACACCAAGGCCCAGGCGCAGCTTGAGGCGCTGGCGAAGTCGCAGGGTGTGCCGCTGCCCACCATGCTTCCGCCGGACCTGCAGATCAAGGTCGTCACGCTCAGCGGCCTGAACGGCGCGGCCTTCGACACCGCCTACATTCAGGAGCAGACGCTCGGCCACCAGCTGGCCCTCAGCATCTTCCAGAACGAACTCACGGCCGGCAAGAAGGCCGACACCCGGAATCTGGCCACCGCGCTGCTGCCGGCCATCCAGATGCACCTCCAGGAGGCCCAGGCGCTCAAGCCCTGAGCTGGACGGGGCGGGCGGGGCCGGCGAGCAATGCCGGCCCCGCCCTTCTGCACTTACGCGCTAGGCTCCGGGTATGACTGTGCCTCCTGTACGCGCGATTTTCTGGGACATCGGTGGGGTGCTGGCCTCCAACGGCTGGGACCGGGACCAGCGGGCGCAGGTGGTCCAGCGCTTCGGGCTGGACGCCACCGACTTTCAGGAGCGGCACAAGCTGATCGTCTCGGAGCTGGAGCTGGGCCGGCTGACGCTGGACGCCTACCTTGACCAGACGGTCTTCTTCCGTCCGCGTCCGTTTACCCGCG encodes:
- the miaA gene encoding tRNA (adenosine(37)-N6)-dimethylallyltransferase MiaA, encoding MAGVLVPILTAPTASGKTGLSLMLGRRVPLEVIAADAFTVYRGLDVGTAKPSAEERAAVPHHLIDVADVRETFDVARYVQLAEAAIQQVLERGRLPVVVGGTGFYLSALMQGLPLTPPSRPEQRAALEAELQTRGLDALLAEMEALNPAEARRMERNPRRVVRALEVYRESGRWPGEYGRSQPAHRYTVVAFAPPLPELDRRIEARTRAMLDGGLLEEAAWLSREVPPTLDPLPTVWQAIGYREALAVLDQTLTREAAAEHITVATRQYARRQLTWIRRQLKVEVQTPEQAAETLGAAVSGRLTP
- a CDS encoding Hsp20/alpha crystallin family protein, with the protein product MNEPVLTRLNNLMQLRQEVETLATTGPWEPAADWLDEGTHLVLMLDVPGVDPQRLELLEEGDEVTVAGERTTLLHAEPLRRERPLGTFSRTMRFPEPVVSQSAQAQLGSGVLTVRFEKRQKTLLQLGSGE
- a CDS encoding arginine--tRNA ligase, which encodes MDVKVQLKQAVEQAAQQLGASIEAVIQETPADKPGDYGTPAAFLLAKALRQNPAQIAAQLAASVQLPQGIARAEAVGPYLNFFVDAGAFVQGVVEQRPPVPEPAGKVVIEHTSVNPNKELHVGHVRNVVLGDSMARIFRAAGYRTEVQNYIDDTGRQAAESLYAQQHYGLEWDGVQKYDQFMGQGYVRLNADPQKPELEPGIREVMHQLEAGERRAEIEQLVRAHLITCFRLGARYDLLNWESDVVGSGFLSKAMQILEASPSTSHPDEGKYRGAFVMDVSEFMPGLEEPKVVLIRSDGTAMYAAKDIGYQFWKFGLFEGMRFRPFETDPEGREIWTSHPQGEPDLERRFAHAYEVINVIDSRQEHPQRIVAASLGVAGHPDEERRSIHLSYAFVTFEGQTISGRKGVGVSADEVMDEAERRVTALMQELKPDVVGTEEGREIVRRIAIGAIRFAMVKAEPTRTIDFRWDQALALQGDTAPYVQYAAVRAGNILNRAAAEGYTPGGPDWSQVTPLELELAKVVARAPQVVQTAVRVHSPHVVAQYALDLATAFNAWYNAKGPDGRPATNVLQSPAGLREARLSLVARLREAMEESLALLGIEVPSAM
- a CDS encoding NADH-quinone oxidoreductase subunit 15 is translated as MSHDDAKLYQQWVELLGWMREYAASGGLEYVKVSDFPDYIYRMERPYDLPTTTASASLNAAGQPVLIAAVSPRHVDLKSVQLRLMGSSKHWHLHAGERGLMEGHRLFDRERLHKVLDGALQAQRA
- a CDS encoding adenylyltransferase/cytidyltransferase family protein, whose product is MQAQQAVLIGRFQPPHRAHLALMLEALQHAEQLCVVLGSARAARTPKNPLSDGERERLIRSMLQEAGVALERVRFVRLRDSYYRLPLWVEELRRGVSGDPARTVLCGFAKDQSSFYLRLFPEWILLPTRVVSPLNATAVRDGLAAGDWSAVAQAVTPAVLDQLRAWAQEGVFDEVWADQAAVQALQAVSPIRTVGAVLVHGNAVLLRPRTERPGLGLLAIPEAASWKAATQLAVGADHLPPPLRSRTLDHPDRVAGLKWVTLAELTVLAEPPPAAPGAAWVPLAQLLQHPEQVFADHARGIQALVEDWPAEPDRTVLSAPPG
- the cysS gene encoding cysteine--tRNA ligase; this translates as MTDQQPTVFPDLYLHDTLQRKKVLFTPTTPGRVGMYLCGPTVYSDAHVGHAKKEVAFDVVRRYLMHLGYRVRYVSNITDVGHLQNDADEGEDKIAKRAALEQLQPMEVAEKYFWSFMDDMARLNVLRPDIQPRATGHITEQIELIRELIERGHAYESNGSVYFDVRSWPNYGELSGRRLDDQEEGTREAVRSEKRDPRDFALWKRAEPAHIMRWDSPWGVGFPGWHIECSAMSLKYLGEGFDIHGGGLDLEFPHHEAEIAQAEAAGHPFARYWMHNNMLTIGGEKMSKSKGNFTTLRDLYTRLDPMVVRFLLVSSHYRSITEFNDEAFVGAQNGYRRLTDALNEVERRLPDAPERDDSALIARIEAHRADFERAMQDDFKTPEAVAALFGLTRDVNEALAGEVGRAGLEAAQAAYRTLGGEVLGLFAGGQGPQQDDSQLLDTLMELVLQARQNYRLNKQYAESDRLRDRLTEVGLTIEDTKNGPRWKK
- a CDS encoding DUF4142 domain-containing protein — its product is MKILPAAVMLSLALASCAPMMGMGMAPASMDPDTLFEQAVAGSNMFEIKTSQLALAKSSSAAVKSFAQQMIDDHTKAQAQLEALAKSQGVPLPTMLPPDLQIKVVTLSGLNGAAFDTAYIQEQTLGHQLALSIFQNELTAGKKADTRNLATALLPAIQMHLQEAQALKP